The Erythrobacter sp. SDW2 region GCGCGCGAAACCGCCATGCGGGTGGCGGCCGGCGCGGTGGCGCGGCTGGTGATCCCGGAAGTCAACATCCTCGCCTATGTCAGCGAAATCGGCGGCGATGCAATCGATCCGGCGAAATTCGATGCGGGCGAGATCGGCAACAACACGTTCTGGTGCCCCGATGCCGCCGCGGCGCAACGCTGGGAAGCGCTGGTCGATGGCGCGCGCAAGGCGGGTTCTTCATTGGGTGCAGTGGTGGAATGCGTCGCCACGGGCGTGCCCGCCGGGTGGGGCGCGCCGATCTATGCCAAGCTCGATGCCGATCTTGCCGCCGGGATGATGGGCATCAACGCGGTCAAGGGCGTGGAGATCGGCGACGGTTTCGGCGCGGCGCGGCTGACAGGGGAGCAAAATGCCGACCCGATGCGGCCCAATGAAACAGGGGGCGAGAACGGGCCCGCTTTCGAGGCCAACCATGCCGGCGGCATCGCCGGCGGGATCAGCACCGGCCAGCCGGTGACCTGCCGCGTCGCCTTCAAGCCGACCAGTTCGATCCTGACCCCGGTCGAGACCATCGACAACGAAGGCAATGCCACCGAGATCCGCACCAAGGGCCGCCACGACCCCTGCGTCGGCATCCGCGGCGTGCCGGTGGTCGAAGCGATGATGGCGCTGGTGCTGACCGATCACAAGCTGCTACACCGAGCTCAGTGCGGGTAAACGCCCCTCTCGATTAAACACTGTCATTTAATCGATTGGACTAATCAGCCACAAACCGTCATCCCGCTGGCATGTTTCACCCGTACCGGGTGATTCCCCCGATTCTAGCAGGAGAGACAATCATGGACGCAAAGACCGGAGATATCAGCGGCTGTCCGTTCCACGGCGATGGCGGCACCCGCTCGCTGTTCGGCCGCACCAACAGGGACTGGTGGCCCGACGCGCTCCAGCTCGACATCCTCGTTGCCGGCGGCAAGAACCCCGATCCGATGGGCGAAGATTTCGACTATGCCGAAGCTTTCAACGCGCTCGACTACGACGCGCTCAAAGCCGACCTCAAGGCCTTGATGACCGACAGCCAGGACTGGTGGCCGGCCGACTATGGCCATTACGGTCCCTTCTTCATCCGCATGGCCTGGCACGCTGCCGGCACCTATCGCACCGGCGATGGCCGCGGCGGCGCCTCGAGCGGTCAGCAGCGCTTCGCCCCGCTCAACAGCTGGCCCGACAACGGCAACCTCGACAAGGCTCGCCGTCTGCTGTGGCCGATAAAGCAGAAGTACGGCAAGCACATCAGCTGGGCCGACCTGTTCGTGCTGACCGGCAATGTCGCCATCGAATCGATGGGCGGCCCGGTGTTCGGCTTCGGCGGCGGCCGCAAGGACGTGTTCGAGCCCGAGACCGTGTACTGGGGCACCGAAGAACAGTGGGTCAACGAAGGTGTTGCCACCCGCATCCGGCCCGATGAAGGCAAGGCGCTCGAGAACCCGCTCGCTGCGATCCAGATGGGCCTGATCTACGTCAATCCGGAAGGTCCGGGCGGCAACCCGCACGATCCCGAAGGCATGGCGCGCGACATGCGCGAAACCTTCGCCCGAATGGCCATGAACGACGAGGAAACCGTTGCCCTCACCGCTGGTGGCCACGCCTTCGGCAAGGCGCACGGGGCGAAGCCGGCCGACACGTTTGGCGGTGCACCTGAAAGCGAACACCTGGCGTTGATGGGCTTCGGCTGGCTCACCGATAAGGACGAGATCGCCAAGGGGCACATCACCACTTCGGGGATCGAAGGGGCCTGGACCCCTAACCCGACCGAGTGGGGCAACGACTACTTCCGCCTGCTGTTCAAGTACGAGTACGAACTGGTGCAGAGCCCGGCGGGCGCTTACCAGTGGCAGCCGATCGATCAGGAAGAAGCCGACATGGCACCCGACGCTCGCGATCCGAGCAAGAAGGTCCCGACCATGATGACCACGGCCGACATGGCGCTGAAGCGCGACCCGGAGTATCGCCAGATTTCGGAGCGTTTCCTCAACGACCAGGCGGCGCTCGACGATGCCTTCGCACGCGCATGGTTCAAGCTGACCCACCGCGACATGGGCCCGAAGGTCCGCTACATGGGCCCCGAAGTTCCGGCTGAAGACCTGATCTGGCAGGATCCGGTCCCTGCTGGGACCACCCCCTCGGATGCCGATGTGGCGGCGTTCAAGTCGGCGGTCCTCGCCAGCGGCCTCACAGTCAGCGAACTGGTCAAGGCGGCTTGGGCCTCGGCCTCGACCTACCGCAATTCGGACCATCGCGGCGGTGCCAACGGTGCCCGGGTACGCCTCGCCCCCCAGAAGGACTGGAAGGTCAACGATCCGGAAGAGCTGGGCAAGGTCCTGACGAAGCTGGAAGAGCTGCGCGGCAACCTGTCGATGGCCGACGCCATCGTGCTGGCCGGTGCTGCGGCGGTTGAAAAGGCAGCCAAGGACGGCGGCTTCGATCTCAAGGTCGACGTTACCACCGGCCGCGGCGATGCCGGCGAAGAGCACACCGATGCCGCGAGCTTCGAACCGCTCGAGCCGTTTGCCGACGGGTTCCGCAACTACCTCAAGACCAAGGCGAGCGTGAAGACCGAGGACATGCTGGTCGACCGCGCTCAGCTGCTCGGCCTCTCGATCCCAGAGATGACCGCGCTGGTCGGCGGGATGCGCGCTCTCGGTGCCGTCAGCAAACATGCCAAGCACGGCAACAGCATCGGCGTGCTGACCGACCGTCCCGGGGTGCTTTCGACCGACTTCTTCACCAACCTGCTCGACATGAGCACGGAGTGGTCAGTGGTCAGCGAGAGCGGTGACGAGGAGTTCCTCGGCAAGTGCCGCAAAACCGGCGCCGACAAGTGGACCGCCACCCGCACCGACCTGGTGTTCGGCTCGAACTCGCAGCTCCGGGCCCAGGCCGAAGTCTTCGCCGAGAAGGGCAACGAAAAGCTGTTCGTTGACACCTTCGTCAAGGCCTGGACCAAGGTGATGGACGCCGACCGCTTCGACGTCCGTTACGCCAAGTACGGCAAGTAAGCGCGAACCCTACGAGGGTTGCAATCAGGAACCCCCGGTCGTGATGCCGGGGGTTTTCCTTTGGTAGAAGACTAACGCTCCCGCCGCAGCACCACGTAAAGCGCGCCCTCGCCCCCGTGGCGGCGGTGCGCCTTGCGGATGGCAGCGATGGCATCACCATGTTCACTGGCGGCGAGCCAGTCGAGGATCTTGGCCCGGATCACACCGCGCGATGTGGCGCGGTCGGCGGCATCGACCGGGCGCGGACGGCCGGTCACCACCAACACCACCCGCGCGCCCATGCTGCGCGCCTGCTCCATCCCCCCCATCAGCCGCGTATAGGCAGCATCCATCCCGTGATCGTGCAGGTCCAGCGCGAGATCGGGAGCTATGTCGCCTGCCTTGAGACGGCGATCCCAATGCGAATCGAGATTGCCGGGGGCCGGTACCCGACGGGCGGAGGGAGGCAGGGGTTCCGGTGGCGAAAGGGCACGGCCGGGCTGCACGGCTCGGCCTACCGGGGCTGGTCCGATTGGCTGCGGAGCGGCTGGCGCCGTCGCCGATTTCGCCGGTACTTTCCTGGCCGGTCGGACCGGATGCAGCGGCGCGACGGTCGCCGCGAGCTTTTCCCAGACCGCCGCTTCCTCGTCGCTCAGCCCGCGCGGATGGCTCATTGACTGCTGCTGGCCTGCAGCCGCGCGACCACGCCCTTGGGCAGCAGCACCAGCGCCTGCCCGCGCCCGCTCATGCCGCCAGCGATCTCGGCACTGTCCCCGCCATTGCCCCAGAAGGTATCGAACCGGTTGGCGCCCTTGATCGCGCCACCGGTGTCCTGTGCGATCCACAACCCGTCGGCGACATTGCGGTCAAGGTCGAGCCAGACCGGCGCGCCATAGGGTACGAAGCGCGGATCGACCGCCACGCTGTCCCCGCGTCGCACCGGGATGCCGAGCGAACCCAAGGGCCCGTCGGTGGTAAGTTCGCGAAAGAAGATCCAGCTTTCGTTGAGCCGCATCAGTTGGCGACCCTCTTCCGGGAAATCGCGCAGGTACTGAACTATGCCCTGCATGCTGCCGGGATATTGCCCCGGCCCGTCACCCAGCAGGCCGCGTTCGCGCATGACCCCGCCGATCCCGGTATAGCCATGCCCGTTCTGCCCGTTATAGCCGATCCGCATCACCGAGCCATCGGGCTGGCGCAGCAGGCCGGACCCCTGGATCTGGAGGAAGAACATCTCGATGCTGTCCTTGGCCCAGGCGATTTCCAGCCCCTTGCCGGCCAGCGCCCCGTCCTCGATCTCGGCGCGGGTGTAATAGGGGACGAACTTGCCGCTGGCATCATAACGGCCGAGCGGGGCGCGCCCGGTTTTTTCATGTTCAGCTGTGCCTTCGGGCCAGGCGCGAACGAGGTCATCAGGCACGCGATAGACCGGGACATCGTAGCCAGGGAGCCTGGTCCGGCTGCCGGCGATCTCGGGCTCGTAATAGCCGGTCGCGAAAGCCTTGCCATCGGCGACGACGGCGGTCTCGAACTGCAGCGCAAAGAATTCCGCGCCCCTGGTCGAAGGCCAATTGCGCGCCACGCCGCAGGGCGCCTGCCAGTCCGCCGGGACGGTCAATCCGCTGCGATCATCCTTGGTGGTGAGCCAGCTGCAGCTGGCGACGAAGGCCGCGAGCGCGGCATTGGCATCACCCGGCTGCAATCCCAGCGATGCAACCGAAGGCCCTGCCATGACCCCGGCTGCAAGGGCGCTGTCATAGCTCGGCTCTGGCGACTGTTCGATTCCGAACGGCGGCTTGGATTCCGGGATCATGGCGCAGGCCGGAAGCGCCAGCGCTGTTGCGATTGCGAACCGGCGGCGCATGGCAATCACCTCAGAAGCTGCAGGCGGTCAGCCTTCGTCGGTTTCGTCGAGGATCCAGTCCGGACCGGCGGAGTCGACATTGCGCTTGAAGGTCCAGATGTCGCGACTCTCGATCGCGTCGTCGAGCGATCCGGCGATGACGTTGCCATCCCCGTCACGCGTCACGGCGGCAATATCCGACACGAACAGCACGGTCACCCGCGCGGTGCGGCCGTCGAGTTCGGCGTCGCGGATGGTGCAATCCTCGATCCGGATCAACTTGTTGTCGAGGCTGTGGCCCAATTCCTCCCGCGCATCGATTGCGCCGGCGAAGCTCTGGAACACGTCGAGGTCGCACAATTCGCGCAGGGTTTCCTTGTCGCCGCGCCAGTAGGCCTCGAGCACCATGGCATATGCGCTCTTGGCCCCTTCGAGAAACGTGAGGATGTCGAACGTGCGGTCAACCGAAGCAATCGCCCGCACACCCTGGTCAACCGAGGGATGGAGGTTGGGATTGCGCGGAAGGTCGATCACCGGAGCGGTCGGCTTGGGCCGGGCCTGCGGCTCTTGCGGATCGGCCGAATCGTAGCGGTTCGGGATCACTTCCTCCTCGTGCTCGGCGCGTTCGCCCAGCACGGAATAGAGCCGCATGCCCAGGAAGGCGGCGATCATGGCAAGAATGACGATCTCGACGATATAGCTCACTGGCGGTTTCACCTTTGTCCGGCTGACCAGACTAACATGTTTTGCGGCCCAAGTCCTGTGCTTAACGCACGAGACATACATAGGAGACCCTGACAGATTCACAACAGGGCCTTCGGGCTATCTGCGGCAGGCCACCCCTTTGATGCGAGCAGCGTTGCGGGCTGGCCGCGGCGGTGCTAGGCGCGCCCGCTGAAACCCCGGCCTGTACGCCGGGCCCGAAACATCCAGAATCTACGAAAGACCCAGATCATGGCCGACGAAGGCGACGTTCTCACCGACCTCAACATGGACCCCGCAGCTGGCGGCAATGGCGAAGACACCCGTCCGACCGCAGGTTTCATCACCCAGTACATCAAGGACATGTCGGTCGAAAATCCGAATGCTCCGGCAGTCTATCAGTGGAACGAGCAGCCGCAGATCGACCTGCAGTTCAACATCGGCGCGCAGCCGGTCAACGACGAGATCCAGGAAGTCGAGCTCAAGATCAACGTCGAAGCCAAGGTGCAGAGCGGCGCGCTCTACCTGATCGAGCTGGTCTATGCCGGCCTCGTCGGCATCCGCAACATGCCGGCTGATCAGTCGCATATGTTCATCTATGCCGAGGCCCCGCGCATCCTGTTCCCGTTTGCTCGGCGCGTCATTGCCGACGCAACCCGCGACCTGGGCTTCCAGCCGCTGATGCTCGACCCGATCGACTTCAACG contains the following coding sequences:
- the aroC gene encoding chorismate synthase, encoding MSWNTFGRVLRMTTWGESHGPAIGCVLDGCPPGIALGVSDIQPWLDARRPGQNRFTTQRQEPDQVRILSGVFEGKTTGTPISLLIENVDQRSKDYSEVAKAYRPGHADYAYDAKYGFRDYRGGGRSSARETAMRVAAGAVARLVIPEVNILAYVSEIGGDAIDPAKFDAGEIGNNTFWCPDAAAAQRWEALVDGARKAGSSLGAVVECVATGVPAGWGAPIYAKLDADLAAGMMGINAVKGVEIGDGFGAARLTGEQNADPMRPNETGGENGPAFEANHAGGIAGGISTGQPVTCRVAFKPTSSILTPVETIDNEGNATEIRTKGRHDPCVGIRGVPVVEAMMALVLTDHKLLHRAQCG
- the katG gene encoding catalase/peroxidase HPI is translated as MDAKTGDISGCPFHGDGGTRSLFGRTNRDWWPDALQLDILVAGGKNPDPMGEDFDYAEAFNALDYDALKADLKALMTDSQDWWPADYGHYGPFFIRMAWHAAGTYRTGDGRGGASSGQQRFAPLNSWPDNGNLDKARRLLWPIKQKYGKHISWADLFVLTGNVAIESMGGPVFGFGGGRKDVFEPETVYWGTEEQWVNEGVATRIRPDEGKALENPLAAIQMGLIYVNPEGPGGNPHDPEGMARDMRETFARMAMNDEETVALTAGGHAFGKAHGAKPADTFGGAPESEHLALMGFGWLTDKDEIAKGHITTSGIEGAWTPNPTEWGNDYFRLLFKYEYELVQSPAGAYQWQPIDQEEADMAPDARDPSKKVPTMMTTADMALKRDPEYRQISERFLNDQAALDDAFARAWFKLTHRDMGPKVRYMGPEVPAEDLIWQDPVPAGTTPSDADVAAFKSAVLASGLTVSELVKAAWASASTYRNSDHRGGANGARVRLAPQKDWKVNDPEELGKVLTKLEELRGNLSMADAIVLAGAAAVEKAAKDGGFDLKVDVTTGRGDAGEEHTDAASFEPLEPFADGFRNYLKTKASVKTEDMLVDRAQLLGLSIPEMTALVGGMRALGAVSKHAKHGNSIGVLTDRPGVLSTDFFTNLLDMSTEWSVVSESGDEEFLGKCRKTGADKWTATRTDLVFGSNSQLRAQAEVFAEKGNEKLFVDTFVKAWTKVMDADRFDVRYAKYGK
- a CDS encoding Smr/MutS family protein, with amino-acid sequence MSHPRGLSDEEAAVWEKLAATVAPLHPVRPARKVPAKSATAPAAPQPIGPAPVGRAVQPGRALSPPEPLPPSARRVPAPGNLDSHWDRRLKAGDIAPDLALDLHDHGMDAAYTRLMGGMEQARSMGARVVLVVTGRPRPVDAADRATSRGVIRAKILDWLAASEHGDAIAAIRKAHRRHGGEGALYVVLRRER
- a CDS encoding murein transglycosylase A, which produces MRRRFAIATALALPACAMIPESKPPFGIEQSPEPSYDSALAAGVMAGPSVASLGLQPGDANAALAAFVASCSWLTTKDDRSGLTVPADWQAPCGVARNWPSTRGAEFFALQFETAVVADGKAFATGYYEPEIAGSRTRLPGYDVPVYRVPDDLVRAWPEGTAEHEKTGRAPLGRYDASGKFVPYYTRAEIEDGALAGKGLEIAWAKDSIEMFFLQIQGSGLLRQPDGSVMRIGYNGQNGHGYTGIGGVMRERGLLGDGPGQYPGSMQGIVQYLRDFPEEGRQLMRLNESWIFFRELTTDGPLGSLGIPVRRGDSVAVDPRFVPYGAPVWLDLDRNVADGLWIAQDTGGAIKGANRFDTFWGNGGDSAEIAGGMSGRGQALVLLPKGVVARLQASSSQ
- a CDS encoding Tim44/TimA family putative adaptor protein, which translates into the protein MIAAFLGMRLYSVLGERAEHEEEVIPNRYDSADPQEPQARPKPTAPVIDLPRNPNLHPSVDQGVRAIASVDRTFDILTFLEGAKSAYAMVLEAYWRGDKETLRELCDLDVFQSFAGAIDAREELGHSLDNKLIRIEDCTIRDAELDGRTARVTVLFVSDIAAVTRDGDGNVIAGSLDDAIESRDIWTFKRNVDSAGPDWILDETDEG
- the secB gene encoding protein-export chaperone SecB produces the protein MADEGDVLTDLNMDPAAGGNGEDTRPTAGFITQYIKDMSVENPNAPAVYQWNEQPQIDLQFNIGAQPVNDEIQEVELKINVEAKVQSGALYLIELVYAGLVGIRNMPADQSHMFIYAEAPRILFPFARRVIADATRDLGFQPLMLDPIDFNGLYVARLQQKAAEQAAEQGQAPGGEA